The Mangrovivirga cuniculi genomic sequence AAATATGGAGTCACTTCCTGAAATTCCGTATTTATCACATTTCCAAGATTTTTAGGCTCACTCCAGGAACCATCAATATTCAGGAAACTAACATATAAATCTTCAGCACCTTTTGTATCAAAAGATTGCAGAGCAAGAATCATAATTGTTCCATCGTCTGAAACAAAAATATCCTGATTTTCAGAATAATTTCTAAAATATTTTATGTCTAACTTTTGAGGAAAAGACCACTTACCATTTCTTTTAATTGAAAAAGAAAGTCCCTGCGTTTTAGGGGCTGAGTTATCTTCACTATACAATCCATATAAATAAATGATCGCACCATCAGAAGAAAATCCAAGAACGGAATTTTTTCTTTTATCGTTGAAAGGAGCTCCTACATTTTGGGGAGTTCCCATTGACCGTTGGATCCTTTTTTTGACATCCAGATATCCCCTTTATCCGATTTACCCCCGACATTTCCAGGATGATGAGCTCTGGTAAAATAAAGGGTATTACCATCAGGTGAAACTACCGGAACGCTTTCATCTTCTTTGCTGTTAATCGCATCTCCAATACTCTTTTGCTCATCGCCAAAATCCTGACTATATCCTATGAAGGCTAGAAAAAATAAAAGAATGAATGGTAACTTGTTGGCCATTGTTTAATTGATCTGTTTTAATTTCAAAAATAATTGGATATTTGGTGAAATCAATAATAAAGACAAACTAAAATTTGTCCAATATTACATTGTATCAAATATTGTTTTCATAAATATCCATTTGGCTCTAAAACGTTAAAATACAATATTATTGCATCACGCAAAAACCAAACCAACATTCATTACAATTCAGATAAAAGAAAGTCTTCTTTCAGCTTTTTACT encodes the following:
- a CDS encoding PD40 domain-containing protein; protein product: MANKLPFILLFFLAFIGYSQDFGDEQKSIGDAINSKEDESVPVVSPDGNTLYFTRAHHPGNVGGKSDKGDIWMSKKGSNGQWELPKM